The genomic interval GCGGCGTCGAGGGCGTCGACCTCGGCGCCCCAGCGGGCCGCGCGGTTGTAGGTGGCGACGCCGCGATCCCCCGCGGGCGGATAGCGGAGATGGCCGAGCGCGACCCGGGCCTCCGCGGCGCTCGAGACGCGGGGCAGCATGACTCCGGCGGCCCCGGCGTCGAGCACCCGCCCGATCCGGATCCGCGTCGGCTCCTCTACGCGCACGAGCGCGGCCGCGCCGTAGCCGCCCACCGCGGCGACGATCGCGCCGACCTGCGCCTCGGATCCCCCGCCGTGCTCGAGGTCGGCGAGCACCCAGTCGAGGCCGGCGGAGGCGCACACCTCCGCCGCGGTCGCGGAGCCGAGCCCGAGGAAGGTGCCGACGGTCGGCCCGCCCGCGCGGAGCCGGGCGCGCAGCGCGCGGCCGGGCGCGAGCGGCGAGGGGGCCGCCACGCCGTCGGACGCCGGCGCGCTCATCCGTGCCACCGCTGCTGCGCGCGGCCCGCGCCGTACTCGGCGAGCTTCGCCGAGGTGTCGACGCGCTCCCAGGCCTCGGCGGGCGAGACGTCCCACCACACCTCGGAGGCGGGCAGGTCGGCGTGCGGGATCGTGGGCACGACGATGACGACGGGACCGGCCGCGTCGCGGGTCTCGGCGAGCGCCGCGCGCACCTCCGCGGCCGT from Leucobacter allii carries:
- a CDS encoding HpcH/HpaI aldolase family protein, yielding MSAPASDGVAAPSPLAPGRALRARLRAGGPTVGTFLGLGSATAAEVCASAGLDWVLADLEHGGGSEAQVGAIVAAVGGYGAAALVRVEEPTRIRIGRVLDAGAAGVMLPRVSSAAEARVALGHLRYPPAGDRGVATYNRAARWGAEVDALDAADARAVGIVQIETVGALAELDAIAATPGADVLFVGPQDLSYALGAPRRFDAPEFQEALGAVVAACRAHGAVAGILTNDRAGAEAYLARGFGFIAIGSDATLLAATMRGAIPPGLGGNGR